In Phalacrocorax aristotelis chromosome 25, bGulAri2.1, whole genome shotgun sequence, the following proteins share a genomic window:
- the LOC142048349 gene encoding death-associated protein kinase 2-like isoform X1, whose amino-acid sequence MAEGDWAGVLADAGLGATPKSTQDPTGPAGAPGSEGLVATLSPGNVEDLYELLEKLGSGHFGVVKRCRERSTGTFYAAKFVKMRRCRGSRLGLEQAQVEREVAILRQLDHPNVMRLHDLFASRAETVLILELINGGELFDFIAEKEMLSEEEAIEFLEQILRGVEYLHARRIAHFDLKPENIMLQEKNVPKPRIKIIDFGLAQCLEDGVTFKSLCGTPQYIAPEVINYEPLSSATDMWSIGVITYILLSGLSPFQGETDAETLSNVVAGAYEFDEHCFSQTSEMAKDFIRQLLVKEPELRMTATECLVHPWIKPLSRKQAANRSRSSINMKNFRKFNARRKWKLSYNMVSACNRLCRMRRLCSLRKEDEELPPLCPQRCCESDQEEEGSHPVTLLRQRRSSCS is encoded by the exons ATGGCTGAGGGCGACTGGGCTGGGGTCCTGGCTGatgcggggctgggggccacCCCTAAGAGCACCCAG GATCCAACCGGCCCCGCGGGGGCTCCGGGGAGCGAGGGGCTGGTGGCCACCCTCAGCCCGGGCAACGTGGAGGACCTGTACgagctgctggagaagctgggcAG CGGGCACTTCGGCGTGGTGAAGCGATGCCGGGAGCGAAGCACCGGCACCTTCTACGCCGCCAAATTCGTGAAGATGCGGCGATGCCGGGGCAGCcgcctggggctggagcaggcgCAGGTGGAGCGGGAGGTGGCCATCCTCCGGCAGCTCGACCACCCTAACGTCATGCGGCTCCACGACCTCTTCGCCAGCAGAGCCGAGACAGTGCTCATCCTGGAGCT GATCAACGGCGGGGAGCTCTTCGACTTCATCGCGGAGAAGGAGATGCTGTCGGAGGAGGAGGCCATTGAGTTCCTGGAACAGATCCTGCGCGGGGTCGAGTACCTGCACGCTCGCCGCATCGCCCACTTCGACCTCAAG CCCGAGAACATCATGCTGCAGGAGAAGAACGTCCCCAAACCCCGGATCAAGATCATCGACTTCGGGCTGGCCCAGTGCCTGGAGGACGGCGTCACCTTCAAGAGCCTCTGTGGGACCCCGCAGTACATCG CTCCCGAAGTGATCAACTATGAGCCGCTGAGTTCGGCGACTGACATGTG GAGCATCGGGGTCATCACTTATATCCT GCTCAGCGGCTTGTCCCCCTTCCAGGGTGAGACAGACGCCGAGACCCTCTCCAACGTCGTGGCCGGTGCCTACGAGTTCGACGAGCATTGCTTCAGCCAGACCTCCGAGATGGCCAAGGACTTCATCCGGCAGCTGCTAGTGAAGGAGCCAGA GCTCCGCATGACAGCGACCGAGTGCCTGGTCCATCCCTGGATCAAG CCCCTGAGCCGGAAGCAGGCGGCAAACCGGAGCCGTTCGTCCATCAACATGAAGAACTTCCGCAAGTTCAATGCTCGGAGGAAGTGGAAG CTCTCCTACAACATGGTGTCCGCCTGCAACCGGCTCTGCCGCATGCGGCGGCTCTGCAGCCTGCGGAAGGAGGACGAGGAGCTG CCCCCCCTGTGCCCCCAGCGCTGCTGCGAGAGtgaccaggaggaggagggcagccaCCCTGTGACGCTGCTGCGCCAGCGGAGAAGCAGCTGCTCCTGA
- the LOC142048349 gene encoding death-associated protein kinase 2-like isoform X2, producing the protein MAEGDWAGVLADAGLGATPKSTQDPTGPAGAPGSEGLVATLSPGNVEDLYELLEKLGSGHFGVVKRCRERSTGTFYAAKFVKMRRCRGSRLGLEQAQVEREVAILRQLDHPNVMRLHDLFASRAETVLILELINGGELFDFIAEKEMLSEEEAIEFLEQILRGVEYLHARRIAHFDLKPENIMLQEKNVPKPRIKIIDFGLAQCLEDGVTFKSLCGTPQYIAPEVINYEPLSSATDMWSIGVITYILLSGLSPFQGETDAETLSNVVAGAYEFDEHCFSQTSEMAKDFIRQLLVKEPELRMTATECLVHPWIKPLSRKQAANRSRSSINMKNFRKFNARRKWKLSYNMVSACNRLCRMRRLCSLRKEDEELRCCESDQEEEGSHPVTLLRQRRSSCS; encoded by the exons ATGGCTGAGGGCGACTGGGCTGGGGTCCTGGCTGatgcggggctgggggccacCCCTAAGAGCACCCAG GATCCAACCGGCCCCGCGGGGGCTCCGGGGAGCGAGGGGCTGGTGGCCACCCTCAGCCCGGGCAACGTGGAGGACCTGTACgagctgctggagaagctgggcAG CGGGCACTTCGGCGTGGTGAAGCGATGCCGGGAGCGAAGCACCGGCACCTTCTACGCCGCCAAATTCGTGAAGATGCGGCGATGCCGGGGCAGCcgcctggggctggagcaggcgCAGGTGGAGCGGGAGGTGGCCATCCTCCGGCAGCTCGACCACCCTAACGTCATGCGGCTCCACGACCTCTTCGCCAGCAGAGCCGAGACAGTGCTCATCCTGGAGCT GATCAACGGCGGGGAGCTCTTCGACTTCATCGCGGAGAAGGAGATGCTGTCGGAGGAGGAGGCCATTGAGTTCCTGGAACAGATCCTGCGCGGGGTCGAGTACCTGCACGCTCGCCGCATCGCCCACTTCGACCTCAAG CCCGAGAACATCATGCTGCAGGAGAAGAACGTCCCCAAACCCCGGATCAAGATCATCGACTTCGGGCTGGCCCAGTGCCTGGAGGACGGCGTCACCTTCAAGAGCCTCTGTGGGACCCCGCAGTACATCG CTCCCGAAGTGATCAACTATGAGCCGCTGAGTTCGGCGACTGACATGTG GAGCATCGGGGTCATCACTTATATCCT GCTCAGCGGCTTGTCCCCCTTCCAGGGTGAGACAGACGCCGAGACCCTCTCCAACGTCGTGGCCGGTGCCTACGAGTTCGACGAGCATTGCTTCAGCCAGACCTCCGAGATGGCCAAGGACTTCATCCGGCAGCTGCTAGTGAAGGAGCCAGA GCTCCGCATGACAGCGACCGAGTGCCTGGTCCATCCCTGGATCAAG CCCCTGAGCCGGAAGCAGGCGGCAAACCGGAGCCGTTCGTCCATCAACATGAAGAACTTCCGCAAGTTCAATGCTCGGAGGAAGTGGAAG CTCTCCTACAACATGGTGTCCGCCTGCAACCGGCTCTGCCGCATGCGGCGGCTCTGCAGCCTGCGGAAGGAGGACGAGGAGCTG CGCTGCTGCGAGAGtgaccaggaggaggagggcagccaCCCTGTGACGCTGCTGCGCCAGCGGAGAAGCAGCTGCTCCTGA